A DNA window from Maribellus comscasis contains the following coding sequences:
- a CDS encoding DUF1284 domain-containing protein produces MKIKIHHFFDIIRDFGIAKEFNPHPYKHSYHKVAEIVWQHPETEVEIVVGADGVCEGCIHLVETSCNDIITHRKDFTLKEEFNNYLDSRIIEVCGIDVSKKYSFKSLLQFSEEYVENMKFIYEGNDIAHTAKRKENVQKGLKIYSAKVL; encoded by the coding sequence ATGAAAATTAAAATTCATCATTTTTTTGATATCATTCGTGATTTTGGCATCGCCAAGGAATTTAATCCGCATCCGTATAAACATTCCTATCATAAAGTAGCGGAAATAGTCTGGCAGCATCCTGAAACAGAAGTTGAGATTGTAGTTGGAGCCGACGGTGTTTGCGAAGGGTGTATTCATTTGGTGGAAACTTCATGCAACGATATAATTACTCACCGGAAAGATTTTACGCTGAAAGAGGAGTTTAATAATTATTTGGATTCCCGGATTATTGAAGTTTGCGGAATTGATGTTTCAAAAAAATACAGTTTTAAATCGCTGCTACAGTTTTCAGAAGAATATGTCGAAAATATGAAGTTCATATACGAGGGGAACGACATTGCACACACGGCAAAGCGAAAAGAGAATGTGCAAAAAGGGCTGAAAATTTATTCAGCTAAAGTGCTGTAA